The Bacteroidales bacterium genome includes a region encoding these proteins:
- a CDS encoding HAD family phosphatase: protein MQSQLMKAVIFDMDGVLVDSEPFHVEVEKRLFKRFHLNVSDEEHRNYMGKASDVMWSEIIKKKNLPWNTAEMVKLNHEESRNYFAGLYKIDPMPGVLDLLDDLKNNHIPMAVASSSDSETVEMIMEKSGLIKYFRYIVSSNLVGKSKPEPDIFLYTAQLLGVGPEYCLVIEDSTNGIQAAKAANMLCIAFNGSSSDNQDQSLADMQVKDFFHLKEILNKYLEVQKTKN from the coding sequence ATGCAATCACAATTAATGAAGGCAGTCATTTTTGATATGGACGGCGTATTGGTGGACAGCGAACCTTTTCATGTAGAAGTTGAAAAGAGGCTTTTTAAGCGTTTCCACCTGAATGTTTCAGATGAAGAACACAGGAATTATATGGGTAAAGCTTCCGATGTCATGTGGAGTGAGATCATAAAAAAGAAGAATCTGCCCTGGAATACAGCAGAAATGGTTAAACTTAATCATGAAGAATCCAGAAATTATTTTGCAGGCTTATACAAGATTGATCCAATGCCCGGAGTATTGGATTTGCTGGACGACTTAAAAAATAACCACATTCCGATGGCCGTGGCATCTTCCTCAGATTCAGAGACCGTTGAAATGATTATGGAAAAATCAGGCTTGATAAAATATTTTAGGTATATTGTAAGCAGTAATTTGGTTGGGAAGAGTAAACCTGAACCGGATATTTTTCTTTATACCGCCCAATTGCTGGGCGTTGGCCCGGAATATTGCCTGGTTATAGAAGATTCAACCAACGGCATTCAAGCAGCAAAAGCTGCGAATATGTTATGTATAGCATTTAATGGATCTTCTTCTGATAATCAGGATCAGAGCCTAGCTGATATGCAGGTAAAAGATTTTTTTCATTTGAAAGAAATATTGAACAAATATCTTGAGGTGCAAAAAACAAAAAACTAA